A single window of Scyliorhinus torazame isolate Kashiwa2021f chromosome 29, sScyTor2.1, whole genome shotgun sequence DNA harbors:
- the LOC140404012 gene encoding ferritin heavy chain B-like: MASQVRQNYHKDCEDAVNKQINLELYSSYVYLSMSSYFDRDDVALRHFAEFFKEQSHEEREHAEKLMEFQNKRGGRIILGDVKKPEQDEWSNGLEAMQRALQMEKNVNQSLLDLHKLSSGNTDPHLCDFLESHYLDEQVKMIKKLGDHITNLKRLGAPENGTGEYLFDKLTLGEVDL, from the exons ATGGCTTCCCAAGTGCGTCAGAACTATCACAAGGACTGTGAGGATGCTGTTAACAAGCAGATCAACCTGGAGCTCTATTCCTCCTATGTTTACCTCTCCATG TCCTCGTACTTTGACCGGGATGACGTTGCCCTGCGTCACTTTGCTGAGTTCTTCAAGGAGCAGTCCCATGAGGAACGGGAACATGCTGAGAAACTGATGGAATTCCAGAATAAACGTGGAGGCCGCATCATCTTGGGGGATGTCAAG AAACCAGAGCAGGATGAGTGGAGCAACGGTCTGGAGGCAATGCAGAGAGCTCTGCAGATGGAGAAGAATGTGAACCAGAGTCTGCTggatctgcacaaactctcctctgggAACACTGACCCTCAT CTTTGTGACTTCCTGGAGTCTCACTACTTGGATGAACAAGTGAAGATGATCAAGAAGCTCGGAGATCACATCACCAACCTGAAGAGACTGGGAGCCCCTGAGAATGGCACGGGAGAGTACCTGTTTGACAAGCTCACCCTGGGGGAGGTGGACTTGTAA
- the LOC140403774 gene encoding ferritin heavy chain B-like: protein MASQVRQNYHKDCEDAVNKQINVELYSSYVYLSMSSYFDRDDVALRHFAEFFKEQSHEEREHSEKLMQFQNKRGGRIILEDVKKPEQDEWSNGLEAMQRALQMEKNVNQNLLDLHKLSTENIDPHLCDFLETRFLDEQVKMIKKLGDHITNLKRLGAPENGMGEYLFDKLTLGESD, encoded by the exons ATGGCCTCCCAAGTGCGTCAGAACTACCACAAGGACTGTGAGGATGCTGTTAACAAGCAGATCAACGTGGAGCTCTATTCCTCCTATGTTTACCTCTCCATG tcctcttactttgaccgggatgatgttgccctgcgtcactttgctgagttcttcaaggagcagtcacatgaggaacgggaacACTCTGAGAAACTGATGCAATTCCAGAATAAACGTGGAGGCCGCATCATCCTGGAGGATGTGAAG AAACCAGAGCAGGATGAGTGGAGCAATGGTCTGGAGGCAATGCAGAGAGCTCTGCAGATGGAGAAGAATGTGAACCAGAATTTGCTGGATCTGCACAAACTCTCCACTGAGAACATTGACCCTCAT CTTTGTGACTTCCTGGAGACTCGCTTCTTGGATGAACAAGTGAAGATGATCAAGAAGCTCGGAGATCACATCACCAACCTGAAGAGACTGGGAGCCCCTGAGAATGGCATGGGAGAGTACCTGTTTGACAAGCTCACCCTGGGGGAGAGTGACTGA
- the LOC140404014 gene encoding ferritin heavy chain B-like, which translates to MVSQVCQNYHKDCEDAVNKQINLELYSSYVYLSMSSYFNRDDVALRHFAEFFKEQSHEEREHAEKLMEFQNKRGGRIILEDVKKPEQDEWSNGLEAMQRALQMEKNVNQSLLDLHKLSSGNTDPHLCDFLKTHYLDEQVKMIKKLGDHITNLKRLGAPETGTGEYLFDKLTLGESD; encoded by the exons ATGGTGTCCCAAGTCTGTCAGAACTACCACAAGGACTGTGAGGATGCTGTTAACAAGCAGATCAACCTGGAGCTCTATTCCTCCTATGTTTACCTCTCCATG TCCTCTTACTTTAACCGGGATGACGTTGCCCTGCGTCACTTTGCTGAGTTCTTCAAGGAGcagtcacatgaggaacgggaacACGCTGAGAAACTGATGGAATTCCAGAATAAACGTGGAGGTCGCATCATCCTGGAGGATGTCAAG AAACCAGAGCAGGATGAGTGGAGCAACGGTCTGGAGGCAATGCAGAGAGCTCTGCAGATGGAGAAGAATGTGAACCAGAGTCTGCTggatctgcacaaactctcctctgggAACACTGACCCTCAT cTTTGTGACTTCCTGAAGACTCACTACTTGGATGAACAAGTGAAGATGATCAAGAAGCTCGGAGATCACATCACCAACCTGAAGAGACTGGGAGCCCCTGAGACTGGCACGGGAGAGTACCTGTTTGACAAGCTCACCCTGGGGGAGAGTGACTGA